The Odocoileus virginianus isolate 20LAN1187 ecotype Illinois chromosome 2, Ovbor_1.2, whole genome shotgun sequence genomic interval TTGTGGAAGAGCACTGAGTCTTGAGATCCTCTTGCCATTGGCTTTGTAACGCTGAACAGCACCAACCTCATCCCCTCAACTGTAATTAGGGATATATGACCAGTGATTTAAGGGATAGAAAAAGGATAGATGGAAACTTAAACAAGCACTGTGTGAAATGTAAAATcccataaaattataaaagactaCAGCGATTTAGACAATTCAGAGGGAAAATCTAGTGTGAATCTTTTATTCTGACAAAACAAACTTCATAGATTTTACTTTCTGAACTCCCAAAGTTtcacttatttgaaaaataagagacAAGGCCTATTGGATGCCAAGTCTTCAGACATGAATAAAATAGCGCCACATGTTCAAGTTGTATAAGCTAGCTGCACTTTATATACCATAACAGTGAAGGGACAGACTCACTAGTCTCCACTGCACCTGGAAGAAACACATGGACACACCTGGATTTTCTAACCAGTTTCATATCAACAACCTCTGAGTAAACGACATACATATTTCCATTAATGGCAGGCATAACTCCACAAATACCAAACTACATAAATCACTTGCTTTTCATAATCtcaatttggaaattaaaaaaaaaaccaggaacaGAGTTAAGTAGCTGAAAATGCTGTACTTACTGCACAAAAGTACCTCATGACAAGGAATCCTGGAAATTGTTCCCCCAGGAATGATTTTTGAAACTTTAAAGTACATTTTGTCAGAAAAGTTAAAATCTTTAAAGTGAAAAGCAAGTTAAGCATTGATTCAGTTTCTAAAGATCTAGCAAATTATAGATTTTGTGCACTTAGGTActaacaacaacccactccagtattcttgtctggaaaattccatggacagaggagcctggcaggcaacagtccatggggttgcaagagtcagacatgcctgagtgactaaatCAACCATACACATTTAAGAGATTAACACTGTTCAGGAGAACATAGAGGTTGTTCTGCAGTGTTTTTATGGCTCACTTCAGCTTCTGTAAGCCTAAGACTTGGTGACAAATTACAACTTATCCTGTACTAGATAGGaacctatttttaatttatacaaaatTAGATTGTTTTTCACCTACATGTATGGATAAAAGTGCTTCTCAAATGTACATAGCCCATTCCCGTAAtcctaaaacaaaactaaaggcaCATGAATGGACAATAGTTTATATGGATACTTTTCATTAGCCTTTAAACAAATTCAACTGCTATCTAGAGAGGTGTGACCAATTTGTTACAAATTTCTACAATTTGGGAAATTAAAGATTTAAGAATTCTCTAAACACTGCAGTTCTGTGCAATTCATGTATTGGTTCATTCACTCTGCAAGCTGTGAACACACACAGTCATCTCCATAGGCTGCAAAATGCATGTTTCAGGAACTGTGACTCGAAAAAGACCAAGGGAGAAGGAGTTTTTGGAATTAGGTCTCTCACAAATTTCTTTGAATCCTATTACAAGTGAATTTAATGTCTGTGAATTAAATTTAACAATAATTATAAAGACATTCACCCTAACATATTTGAATGAAATGTAATTAAGTACACTTAAGTGTTTAATTGCAATGAATGATACTTTTTACCTATATATAAAAGGATTCAATAGCCAGCAgcatttaaatatagaaaatgtcCCATCTATTATCGTTCCCTTTTTTATAAAGTGCTATTTTTAACTGGGTAGATTTACTAGCCAGCTTCCCAATACCTTCACTCTGTGTCTCTAATAGATTCAAAGAAACGTGAAAACTAAAAGGATTTAGTATTTTAAACATTTGCAAAACACTGCTACAAAATATTGAGATTATGAAtgtatttcatttgaaaataaaaagtgtacCTTATGTGAGAATCATTAAGTTGATTTGATAATTACTTCATAGAAGTATCAGCTAACATTTACGTTTACATTTTTGCTCATCACCTAAACCAGCAACAGTTTCTGTAGGCAATTCAACTCTAAGCACAAAGAGGGTCACATCAAGTAGAACCAACAGTTGTATAAGCCCCAGAACAAAAACTCCGAAAAATTCAGACTTTTACAAGAGCAAAACAAGTTTGTGAGAATAAGAACCAGAGGCAATATTTTCCTAGGAGTACCATAGGTTGTTACAagtgttttcttaaataaaaacttGTGTAGTtactaaagtgaaagtcgctcagtcgtgtcaggctctctttgagaccccatggattatatactccacagaattctccaggccagaatactggagtggggtagcctttcccttctccaagggatctttctaacccagggatcaaacccaggtctctggcattgcaggcggattcttcaacagctgagccacaagggaagaccaagaatactggagtgggtaacctatcccttttccagcagatattccccacccaggaacttaactggggtctcctcattgcaggtggaatatttaccaactgagctaccagggaagccctgtagttATTAATAATGTACCTTAATACTGAGTGCAGGGGTGTTAGAGATAGTTAAGAGGAAACCACCCAACAGATTAACTCAAAAGTGAACGTTGCCTGTATTTTCAGTGAAGTGGTTAAAGCTGAAACAGCTTttgaagagttgaacacaacttacaAGTAGGGTACCAACAGAATTTCCAATTGTATTCACATTATTCTCTAATTTGTATTTGTGCATGTAAACTGACCTGGCCATCAGCAGTATCTTAAAGCAAATGCAATTAGTAAAAACAGACGGCGGTATGTAGTTTTGTTTACACTTACAAATACTACCAGTTCATTACTACTTGCGTACATCTTGTTGCTCTTGGAagagtgcaaagtgaaagtgagagtcgctcagacgtgtccgactcttgcgaccccatggactatacggtccacggaattctccaggccaggatactggagtgggtagcctttcccttctccagggggatcttcccaacccagggattgaactctggtctcccccattgcagttggattcttcaccagctgagccacaagggaagctcttgGAAGAGTAACCACTTTAAAAAAGATACTGTAAAGTGCAATATTCCTTACTTTGCATGGCAATCGGCAATGTTTAAATCAAAGGAACTTGCAATCATCAACTCTGCACCAGATTTAGTTACATTGCTAGTCCTCCGAAACAGCGACTCCAGGGCAGAGaggctgcagggggcagggggccgAAGTCAAGGTTGGAGGAATCACTGGGAAAGCCACTGCAGCCACATTGCTGGGGAGACCCCTCGGATTAAGAATACAGCCTTCAGCGTCTTTTCTGGTCTCACTTTCTTGTCTACACCTAGTATCCTATTCCTGACGACAAACAAGTCTCAGAACTTTCTAAAGAAATGATTTTTACCCAAATACATTGGACTTAGGTCTCAATTTGAAAGAGGACGAATGGCCTTTAAGAGACCGGTCCTCTTCCtcgtcctccccctcctccagaggctgctctgggtctctgaAAGAGGGTGTGGTGTGGATGATCTGGGTTCGGAAGCGGATTTTGTTGAGTCTGGGTTTCATCCGCCCACTAGAGCTGCCCGAGACTTTGCGACTCGGCTCCTTCGCTTTGCTCGCCGCCAACCCCTCGGccaggtggtggtgatggtccCCGCCGTCCTCCAGAGCGTGGGAGAGCCTGCTGGAGATGAGGTGCGAGGGCAGCACCCTCGAGAGCCTCCAGCGCCCTCCCCCGCTGCCCGCCGCGCTCTCGCCTTCGTCCTCGTCCAGGGCGCCCACCAGCGTCCGGATCTCCTCGGCGGTGCTCGGGCTCAGGTACTGCGAGGCCTTCCTGCCGCTGTAGTCACGCACGTCCACATCCGCGTCGTAGGCCCCGACCAGCAGCTTCACCACCTCCACGTGCCCGTGCATGGCCGCCAGATGCAGCGCGGTGTAGCCGCCGCTCGTGCGCGCGTTGATGTTCACCGGCAGCCGGTGCTGGCCCGCGAAGCGTACCAGCAGGGCCAGCAGCTCCTGCCGGCCGTGCTTGGCTGCCCAATGCAGGCAGGTAAAGCCGGTGATGAAGTCGCGCTTGGCCAGCAGCCCAGGCTCACAGGCCAGCAGCCCCTCCAGGCTGTCCCAGCGGCCGTCGGCGGCCGACAGCATCCACGCGTGCTCCAGCGGATCCAGCGTCAGCGAGCCCGCGCCCTCCTCCTCGGCCGCCGCGCCGTCCGCGCCCCCGGGACCGCGCCGCAGCTGAGGGGAGCCGCCTGCAGCGGGGTCCCGGGGCGCGGTGCGGCCCGGCCGCGGCGTAGGGGGCGCATCGCCCAGCGCTTCGGGCCGCGCACCTTCCCCCACCGGGCCACCGCGGGGTCGCCTTCCGAGCGGCGCGCTCGGGATGCCTTCCACAGGGTCGAAGGGGTCCGCGCGGTCTCCCGCCTCATCCTCTGGCTCCTTGGGGCGGCCGCGGACGCTGGCGCGCTGTTCGGGCGACCCGCCCAGGGCGCCCCCGACGGGCTGCTCCAGCTCGGCCTGCAGATCCTGAGCCCTGCCCTTGACCGGTCCCTCCATCTCGATAGCGAACCTGGTTGGCTCCGGACCTATGCGGCGGCCGCTCCGCAAGTTCCTAGCGCGCCTCAGCCGCGGGACTAACAGCCACCGCCCCCCTGCCTCGCCCGCGGACACGCCCCCGTCGGGGGCCCCACCCACTTCCGGCCTCCTAGGAGGCCGCCTTACTGCTCCCGCGGGCCCCGCCCCACTCCGCCCCACCTCTTTTCGGTCCTCGAACCGGCTGCATTCACTGCCTTCCGTTGGACACCCCTGGCCCCACCCACTTCCGGCCCCTGCACTGGCCGCACTGGTCGCTCCCGCCAGAGGACACGCCCTGACACGCCCACTTCCGGCTCTGTACTAGCCGCAATCAGTGCTTCAGCCCCGCCCAAAGGTCTGAGGAGCCATGGCCGCTCTTCCCCGCCTCTTTTTCTAACTTAAGCAACTGTGCTCCATCCTCTCCCAGGCACTGACTGGTCATCCTCTAAaataggggtccccaacctctgggatctagtgcctgatgatctgaagtggaactgatataataataatagaaaaagtgtgcaataaatatgtgtgtatatttgtgcgtataaatcatcccgaaaccatcttTCCCCTCCCCGCATCTGTGAAAATATTATCTTCCATGAAAgggtccctggtgcccaaaagtTTCGGGACCGCTGTTCTAAAACATCTGGGCACTCCTGTGACAGACCCAATTCGAGGAGGTGTCTGGGAGCCCTGACTCGCAGGCCGCCTAGGAGCCCCAGCTCAATGGGGGCCGCTGGACGGCTCCTctcatctcccctcccctccctcctggactcCAGCTCCCCCATGCCACTCCGCTCAGTCCCTCACATCACTGAGGCCACAGGACCCCTCCCCTCAGCGCCCCTCCCCTCCCGACCagacccgccccgccccccgcgccaTCCAGCTCAGCCCCGCACGTCACTGAGGCCGGGGGACCCCTCCCCTCCGCTCCTCCGCTCCTCCCTCCTgtgcccccgccccgccgcgcTCCATCCCGCCCTCCGCTGCTGGACGCGCGGCTCGGCAAGCCGCCGCCGCCTTGCTGGCCCCTCGCCCGCCCAGTCGCCCGGACCATGGCCTCCGAGGTGGCGCGGCACCTGGTGAGTCCGCCAGCCCTACGCCCTCGGCCAGGGACCCCCGCCCTCCCGGCTGGGCCCGCGATTCCCGCCCGCTCCCTCGGGCGGCGCCTCCCGGCTTCCCGTCTCCCCAGAGTGGGGTGTGAAGCGGGCGGTTTGTGTAACGGTCCCAAACGCGCGGGAGCGGGACTGGTGGCGGGCGCCCCACTGGACTCGGCCTCCCAGGCCTTCACAAACCTCCCACCTTACCCAGCGTTGAC includes:
- the SOWAHC gene encoding ankyrin repeat domain-containing protein SOWAHC, with the translated sequence MEGPVKGRAQDLQAELEQPVGGALGGSPEQRASVRGRPKEPEDEAGDRADPFDPVEGIPSAPLGRRPRGGPVGEGARPEALGDAPPTPRPGRTAPRDPAAGGSPQLRRGPGGADGAAAEEEGAGSLTLDPLEHAWMLSAADGRWDSLEGLLACEPGLLAKRDFITGFTCLHWAAKHGRQELLALLVRFAGQHRLPVNINARTSGGYTALHLAAMHGHVEVVKLLVGAYDADVDVRDYSGRKASQYLSPSTAEEIRTLVGALDEDEGESAAGSGGGRWRLSRVLPSHLISSRLSHALEDGGDHHHHLAEGLAASKAKEPSRKVSGSSSGRMKPRLNKIRFRTQIIHTTPSFRDPEQPLEEGEDEEEDRSLKGHSSSFKLRPKSNVFG